In Salvelinus sp. IW2-2015 unplaced genomic scaffold, ASM291031v2 Un_scaffold4127, whole genome shotgun sequence, one genomic interval encodes:
- the LOC112076915 gene encoding zinc finger protein RFP: MAAQLRKLSPVKVTTITPEVELHLTKPGEVSCDVCTEGEHKALKSCLVCLVSYCETHLEPHQRVAALTRHKLIDPVDNLEDKVCQRHSRPLEMFCRIDLTCVCQICTETDHKTHKTVPIEEECGERKAQLEKTKGKVQQMIRERKQKIQEIKHSGDLSKRDAEKGIADSVEVFTALVRCIEKSQAELIEAIEKKQEAAERQAEEFIKELEQEITELQRKSTELDQLSHTEDQLHLLRSSPSLCSLPPTKNWSEISVNKNLCVGTVMRAVSELGKTLNKEMEKLPEIKLKRIRQCAVDVTFDPDTAHLWLIVSGDGKQVRYGDGAQNLPDNPERFNAGICVLGKEGFSSGRFYYEVQVKEKTEWTLGVAKESINRKGSFTFSPGNGLWTVGFWDGETYEAHNKKVVVLSLREKPQKVGVFVDYEKGEVSFYDVEASSHIYSFTGSTFTEKIYPFYYTHVKNEAPLIICPVSLTEFSP; the protein is encoded by the coding sequence ATGGCTGCTCAGCTCAGGAAGTTGTCTCCGGTTAAAGTCACAACCATCACCCCAGAAGTTGAACTACACCTCACCAAACCAGGAGAAGTGTCCTGTGATGTCTGTACTGAGGGTGAGCACAAGGCCCTGAAGTCTTGCCTGGTGTGCCTGGTCTCTTACTGCGAGACTCACCTGGAGCCTCATCAGAGAGTGGCAGCCTTGACGAGACACAAGCTGATCGATCCCGTGGACAACCTGGAAGACAAGGTGTGTCAGAGACACAGCAGACCCCTGGAGATGTTCTGCAGGATAGAcctgacgtgtgtgtgtcagatttGCACTGAGACAGACCACAAGACTCACAAGACTGTCCCTATAGAGGAagagtgtggagagaggaaggctCAGCTGGAGAAGACTAAGGGGAAAGTGCAGCAGATGATCCGGGAACGAAAACAGAAGATTCAGGAGATCAAACACTCAGGGGACCTCAGCaagagagatgcagagaaagGCATAGCAGATAGTGTGGAGGTCTTCACTGCTCTGGTGCGGTGCATTGAGAAAAGCCAGGCTGAGCTCATCGAGGCGATTGAGAAGAAGCAGGAAGCggcagagaggcaggctgaaGAGTTTATCAAAGAGTTGGAGCAGGAAATCACCGAGCTACAGAGAAAAAGCACTGAACTGGATCAGTTGTCACACACTGAGGACCAGCTCCACCTCCTCCGGAGTTCTCCATCCCTCTGCAGCCTTCCACCTACCAAgaactggtctgagatcagtgtaAACAAGAATCTGTGTGTGGGTACTGTGATGAGAGCTGTGTCTGAGCTAGGGAAGACACtcaataaagagatggagaagttGCCTGAAATCAAGCTGAAGAGAATTAGGCAGTGTGCAGTAGATGTGACTTTTGATCCTGATACAGCACATCTCTGGCTTATCGTGTCTGGTGATGGGAAACAAGTGAGGTATGGAGACGGAGCACAGAACCTCCCTGATAACCCAGAGAGGTTTAATGCTGGCATCTGTGTCCTGGGAAAGGAGGGCTTCTCCTCAGGGAGATTCTACTATGAGGTGCAGGTAAAGGAAAAGACTGAATGGACTTTAGGAGTGGCAAAAGAATCCATCAACAGGAAGGGGTCTTTTACATTCTCCCCGGGGAATGGATTGTGGACtgtggggttttgggatggggaGACGTACGAGGCCCACAATAAGAAAgttgtcgttctgtccctgagagagaagccccagaaggtaggggtgtttgtggattatgAGAAGGGAGAGGTCTCCTTTTATGATGTGGAAGCCTCGTCACATATCTACTCTTTTACTGGCTCCACCTTCACTGAGAAAATCTATCCCTTTTATTATACACATGTAAAAAACGAGGCCCCATTGATCATATGCCCTGTAAGTCTGACTGAGTTTTCACCTTAG